One part of the Natrinema caseinilyticum genome encodes these proteins:
- a CDS encoding AAA family ATPase, translated as MSSSEPDSTIDSPEPLVVLSHLVHRLLKREGGTVPVERVTLRVCDYVDIGEQEAADLLDAGAADGTFTLNRGSGGSTTIVGVSPQGPEPPVITEAFGGPAGASAGDDFEILDVVTESIATALREAGYTTFTELVDAEVAELANLTGTLTESRAEAIIQAAPRHVPVGVWLSRAADARYSQCLDETGRHGVARVRDITTANEPVGEPRYRTDGLSPDAVDVQYVSDIGRNAQDPVPTGLHILDNPDHPDVPKAATHPDAGDDALPVDEAGDVVPPAVPTEPRLQLPLDELLAKKLARGLVPVRIVGPRGSGKNYLVKYLCHRTNRGYVSVDCDEATHTEDLFGPLTPTEDGLIAPRNGPAKQALLNGSVLVLNEFPVMRAGAAMSLHRLLNEGKLLVKAHGELVEPHPSARIVITMNPPTREYRDSEPMNSATRGRFRALEQPYIQDVEEEIATLDAQVNAGHEVVDRGTLRKIVQFAHQTRHNESWPTLSTRNLTILCEHIEDGASPKAAVKNEVWAVAEPNQYPEDVYETLNDYL; from the coding sequence ATGTCTTCATCAGAACCCGACTCGACGATCGACTCGCCAGAACCGCTCGTCGTCCTTTCGCACCTGGTGCATCGCCTCCTCAAGCGCGAGGGCGGGACGGTCCCGGTCGAACGCGTTACGCTTCGAGTCTGTGATTACGTCGATATCGGTGAGCAAGAGGCCGCCGATCTCCTCGATGCTGGAGCAGCGGATGGGACGTTCACGCTCAACCGGGGGTCTGGTGGGAGCACGACAATCGTCGGCGTCTCTCCACAGGGTCCAGAACCGCCCGTGATTACGGAAGCGTTCGGTGGTCCCGCTGGCGCGTCTGCGGGTGACGATTTCGAAATTCTCGATGTCGTCACCGAAAGCATTGCGACTGCACTCAGAGAAGCAGGCTACACGACGTTCACCGAGCTAGTCGACGCGGAAGTCGCTGAGCTTGCGAATCTGACTGGCACGCTAACAGAGAGCCGAGCAGAAGCGATTATTCAGGCCGCTCCTCGGCACGTTCCGGTCGGTGTGTGGCTTTCGCGAGCTGCCGACGCCCGGTACTCCCAATGCCTTGATGAAACTGGGAGGCACGGTGTCGCTCGAGTCCGCGACATTACGACTGCCAACGAACCCGTAGGGGAACCACGCTACCGCACGGATGGCTTGTCGCCTGATGCCGTCGACGTACAGTACGTGTCCGATATCGGGCGGAATGCACAGGATCCTGTCCCAACAGGCCTCCACATCCTCGATAACCCTGACCATCCTGACGTACCGAAGGCAGCGACACATCCTGACGCCGGTGATGACGCCCTCCCAGTCGACGAAGCGGGCGACGTCGTCCCGCCAGCAGTTCCGACCGAACCACGGCTTCAACTTCCGCTGGACGAACTGCTCGCGAAGAAACTCGCTCGTGGGCTGGTTCCAGTTCGGATTGTTGGCCCTCGAGGCTCCGGGAAGAACTATCTGGTCAAGTACCTGTGTCACCGGACGAATCGGGGCTACGTCTCGGTAGACTGTGACGAGGCAACCCACACGGAGGATCTCTTCGGACCGCTCACCCCCACCGAGGACGGGCTAATTGCACCGCGGAACGGTCCCGCAAAGCAAGCGCTTCTGAACGGGTCGGTGCTAGTGCTCAATGAGTTTCCAGTGATGCGAGCCGGCGCCGCGATGTCTCTACACCGCCTGCTCAATGAGGGGAAACTCCTCGTGAAGGCCCACGGTGAGTTGGTCGAACCTCATCCGTCTGCGCGAATTGTGATTACGATGAACCCACCGACCAGGGAGTACCGTGATTCGGAACCGATGAACTCGGCTACTCGTGGCCGGTTCCGAGCGCTGGAGCAACCCTACATCCAAGACGTCGAGGAAGAGATCGCCACGCTGGATGCGCAGGTGAACGCTGGTCACGAGGTCGTGGACCGTGGGACGCTCAGGAAGATTGTGCAGTTTGCTCATCAAACCCGGCATAACGAGAGCTGGCCGACGCTCTCGACACGAAATCTGACGATTCTCTGTGAGCACATCGAAGACGGTGCCTCACCGAAGGCAGCGGTCAAGAACGAAGTTTGGGCGGTTGCCGAGCCGAATCAGTATCCCGAGGACGTCTACGAAACACTAAA